From a region of the Canis lupus dingo isolate Sandy chromosome 5, ASM325472v2, whole genome shotgun sequence genome:
- the TMEM170A gene encoding transmembrane protein 170A isoform X4, with protein MWYGVFLWALVSSLFFHVPAGLLALFTLRHHKYGRFMSVSILLMGIVGPITAGILTSAAIAGVYRAAGKEMIPFEALTLGTGQTFCVVVVSFLRVLATL; from the exons ATGTGGTATGGTGTGTTCCTGTGGGCACTGgtgtcctctctcttcttccatgtCCCTGCTGGATTACTGGCCCTCTTCACCCTCAGACATCACAAATATGGTAGGTTCATGTCTGTAAGCATCCTGTTGATGGGCATCGTGGGACCAATTACTGCTGGAATCTTGACAA GTGCTGCAATTGCTGGAGTGTACCGAGCAGCAGGAAAGGAAATGATACCATTTGAAGCCCTCACCTTGGGCACTGGACAGACGTTTTGTGTAGTGGTGGTCTCCTTTTTACGGGTTTTAGCTACTCTATAG
- the TMEM170A gene encoding transmembrane protein 170A isoform X6, translating into MWYGVFLWALVSSLFFHVPAGLLALFTLRHHKYGAAIAGVYRAAGKEMIPFEALTLGTGQTFCVVVVSFLRVLATL; encoded by the exons ATGTGGTATGGTGTGTTCCTGTGGGCACTGgtgtcctctctcttcttccatgtCCCTGCTGGATTACTGGCCCTCTTCACCCTCAGACATCACAAATATG GTGCTGCAATTGCTGGAGTGTACCGAGCAGCAGGAAAGGAAATGATACCATTTGAAGCCCTCACCTTGGGCACTGGACAGACGTTTTGTGTAGTGGTGGTCTCCTTTTTACGGGTTTTAGCTACTCTATAG